One genomic segment of Anser cygnoides isolate HZ-2024a breed goose chromosome 20, Taihu_goose_T2T_genome, whole genome shotgun sequence includes these proteins:
- the STOM gene encoding stomatin isoform X2, with product MADCEMGSVPKAPRHRDDSNAGLGVCGWILVIISYIFTLVTFPISIWMCIKVVKEYERAIIFRLGRILKGGAKGPGMFFVLPCTDSFIKVDMRTVSFDIPPQEILTKDSVTVSVDGVVYYRVQNATLAVANVTNAGSATRLLAQTTLRNVLGTKNLSQILSDREEIAHSMQVTLDDATNDWGIKVERVEIKDVKLPVQLQRAMAAEAEAAREARAKVIAAEGEMNASRALKEASMVITESPAALQLRYLQTLTTIAAEKNSTIIFPLPIDMLKGIVSAKG from the exons ATGGCGGACTGCGAGATGGGGTCGGTGCCCAAGGCGCCGCGGCATCGAG atgaCTCCAATGCTGGCCTTGGTGTGTGTGGATGGATTCTGGTGATCATTTCTTATATTTTCACCCTTGTTACATTTCCCATATCGATCTGGATGTGCATCAAG GTTGTAAAGGAATATGAGCGAGCCATCATCTTCAGACTTGGACGCATCTTAAAAGGCGGAGCAAAGGGACCGG GTATGTTTTTTGTCCTGCCCTGCACAGACAGCTTCATCAAAGTCGATATGAGGACCGTCTCTTTTGATATTCCACCCCAAGAG ATCTTGACCAAGGACTCTGTGACAGTTAGTGTAGATGGAGTGGTTTATTACAGAGTTCAGAACGCTACCCTTGCTGTAGCAAATGTCACAAATGCTGGCTCAGCCACGCGTCTTTTAGCACAGACTACCTTGAGGAATGTTCTGGGGACCAAAAACCTCTCTCAGATTCTCTCTGATCGTGAAGAAATTGCACACAGCATGCAG GTTACGCTTGATGACGCAACAAATGATTGGGGCATTAAGGTGGAACGTGTGGAGATCAAGGATGTGAAATTACCTGtacagctgcagagagcaatggctgcagaagcagaagctgccCGGGAGGCAAGAGCTAAG GTAATTGCAGCTGAGGGTGAAATGAATGCTTCCAGGGCCCTGAAAGAGGCATCCATGGTTATCACAGAGTCACCCGCTGCCCTTCAGCTGCGCTACTTGCAGACTTTGACCACCATTGCTGCAGAAAAGAACTCCACCATCATCTTTCCATTGCCCATAGACATGCTGAAGGGCATCGTAAGCGCAAAAGGCTAG
- the STOM gene encoding stomatin isoform X1, which yields MWARCLMAHVLFSYPCRGLAFHSVDDSNAGLGVCGWILVIISYIFTLVTFPISIWMCIKVVKEYERAIIFRLGRILKGGAKGPGMFFVLPCTDSFIKVDMRTVSFDIPPQEILTKDSVTVSVDGVVYYRVQNATLAVANVTNAGSATRLLAQTTLRNVLGTKNLSQILSDREEIAHSMQVTLDDATNDWGIKVERVEIKDVKLPVQLQRAMAAEAEAAREARAKVIAAEGEMNASRALKEASMVITESPAALQLRYLQTLTTIAAEKNSTIIFPLPIDMLKGIVSAKG from the exons ATGTGGGCCCGGTGCCTGATGGCACACGTTTTGTTCTCGTATCCGTGCAGAGGACTTGCATTTCATTCCGTAG atgaCTCCAATGCTGGCCTTGGTGTGTGTGGATGGATTCTGGTGATCATTTCTTATATTTTCACCCTTGTTACATTTCCCATATCGATCTGGATGTGCATCAAG GTTGTAAAGGAATATGAGCGAGCCATCATCTTCAGACTTGGACGCATCTTAAAAGGCGGAGCAAAGGGACCGG GTATGTTTTTTGTCCTGCCCTGCACAGACAGCTTCATCAAAGTCGATATGAGGACCGTCTCTTTTGATATTCCACCCCAAGAG ATCTTGACCAAGGACTCTGTGACAGTTAGTGTAGATGGAGTGGTTTATTACAGAGTTCAGAACGCTACCCTTGCTGTAGCAAATGTCACAAATGCTGGCTCAGCCACGCGTCTTTTAGCACAGACTACCTTGAGGAATGTTCTGGGGACCAAAAACCTCTCTCAGATTCTCTCTGATCGTGAAGAAATTGCACACAGCATGCAG GTTACGCTTGATGACGCAACAAATGATTGGGGCATTAAGGTGGAACGTGTGGAGATCAAGGATGTGAAATTACCTGtacagctgcagagagcaatggctgcagaagcagaagctgccCGGGAGGCAAGAGCTAAG GTAATTGCAGCTGAGGGTGAAATGAATGCTTCCAGGGCCCTGAAAGAGGCATCCATGGTTATCACAGAGTCACCCGCTGCCCTTCAGCTGCGCTACTTGCAGACTTTGACCACCATTGCTGCAGAAAAGAACTCCACCATCATCTTTCCATTGCCCATAGACATGCTGAAGGGCATCGTAAGCGCAAAAGGCTAG